ctaatttaCAACTGTAAAACCTTCGGGGGCATACAGCAGATGTTCTGGTGTATTGAATGGTAATTCATGCATCATTACAAAAAGCAGTATATAACGTCATGTtgccaaatgaatgaaaaaccgAAAACTTAAACAAAAAATACTTTCTCGTACCTTCTCGAGATCCCGGCATTACCGTGAACCAGTACCTTACCTAAGACAGACAGTCAACAAACAAACGTTACCTTTTAAGATTGTTCTGCAACTTTGCAATGTGATCTCACCTCCAGTTGCTAAACAGCCATCGATAAATTCTTTAGTCTGTACATAGAAAACAAGAACCAGACATTACATAAATATGCCACATTGTGAAAACTTTACCATAAGGACATTAACAGCGTTCAAACTCACCGTGGGAAAAAATCTTATGATATTTTCCACTGGATTGTCTGCAATATCTAACACAAGGTATCTGGAGGAATAAAAATGACAGTCAAACAACAGCAACTCACGACTGCCTTAATTCACAATTCTTACTTACCTAAATGTATGAGGGAAGTTAGGTTTGATAAAATTGGCTTCGATGTCTTGGCGCACGCACACTACATGCGTGATGCCCTCTCTCTCCAGAGCCTGCAGCTGCCAAGAGACCCAACATATTACTAAACATGCATTTTAACAAGATATGCTACTGCGTAATAAAAGAATTACCTTGCTTTTCATGGCAGCAGAATAAGGACCTAAGAACAGTCCGGGTAATATTTCCTATCCAAACAAGAGAGACACGGGCACcgtttgtgaaaaatgtcaggATGCTGTACTGGGTTTCACGCGATTGTGCAGTTGTATCTAAAGAGGCATCCAGTGACAGACGGCTTATTCAACACCAGTCATAAAAACTTTGGGGGTGAACATTTTCAGGATGAACCGAAAATGCACTCTTTTACAGCTGACCGTTATGACTTTTTCAAAACTGTTGAAGGCACCGCCAACTTTTCAATGGTTCTGCAGTTTTCTGCACAACTTACTGTTTTCGAACAAGATGAATGACAACGTTTACAACAGCATGTATAGGCATGGTACAATGAAGAATGTCAAATGATGGCCACTGTTTGAGCACTGGACAAATTAGTTCAATTTCCATTGCAGGCCGTGGGAACACCGTTGCTTATAATTCTTGGAAAATCAACTGCAAATAAAACTTACTTGCTGCTGAACCACTTTCAATCACGATACAGTTAGCGCTTATGTTGAGAAACTGCTGGATGGCTGCTGTCACATTAAACACAATTGGTGACGGGTACTGATGCACATACCTGCATTTCTCGTCTCATTGGATAAGCCCAGTCCTGCAAGAAACATAATTGAGTGAAAACATTGACGTCATGAGTCGATCTCAAACTACAACTATGACGTGGCTAATGCTAGCCGGGTTGTTGTGAACTCAACGTTAAAGTAAGGGCAATTTGACAAGAATGCGCTTCGACTTAGGCTCTCGTAACATAATTAAAagtatattgtttttttaaaaatgacatatttGCACACACAGTGGATATCTAGTGTATTTAGCAGCGGCTAGCTGAGGTTAGCCCGCCCTCCAGAACTAACCAGGAGCTCCTCCTTGGTGGCTGGCAGAGACGGGAACTGGAGCTTCGTATCCTCGTCCATTCCGCTGAGTCGTTCGGCCACGTTCGCCGGGCCTAGTTCACCGCGACCCGATTTGGCTCTTGCTTCTCGGGCGGGGTTAGCTGGACAGTCGATGGTATCCGTTGCCTGTCCGCACATGCATGTCCGCCATGCTGTTCCCCACTGACACTCCGGGCATCACGTGACGAGGCGGCCCCTGGTGGCGAGAGCGTGATATGAGCGAGGGgcggaaaaatacaacaacagcgACATAGGAAGGAAAATGTAGGTGATGCATATGGGCGACACACAATCAGAAAATAGCCGAGGACGTAAAACAGGAAGTTGATGAAGTTGAATGTAAAATTGACTCCTGTGTTAAGGTTGGTGATTTTGGTAAACTAACTTTTGTGCTTAAGAtatacattgttgttgttgttttctataCAGATGAGCCAGGTCATTCGTAgaggaaattattttttgcgtgtaaaatacaaaacacatacTTTCAGAAAGTATATATAAAATTGATTCTAATTTTATGATATTATTTCTAATGTTTTTGTGTGAAGATTAATATACAGAGTGGGCCAAAAGTAGTTGTACAGTGTTCCCTGACTATTCTTAATTTGCTATTTCACCTATTTGTACCTATTCGTAAATTCTTTTTGGAACATGTCCACTACtctttgttgttatatttgctGTATTTTTGCTCTTTGATCCTCCTTAAAATGGAACAAGATGCCACCTAATCCATTTCTAATACCCCAAAGATGACACAAATTTGCTGAGAGAGAAAGGTTTGTATGGGGGAGTCTATTGATCACATTTCCCCCTCATTTGTGTCAGGGTTCAGTCTTTGTAACCTGTGAATAATACAAGAATGCTGTACATGtttttcaccccccacccccacccaccgacttccttccttcctttagAATTGCTTTGCATCCTTACTCCCATCCTTTACTCAAGAATACCAAAAGTACTTTTCAATCTTTTGTTCCCACACTCTTCCTTTTCTTTCTGATCTATTTCCGCCCTTTCTTCCGATTGGTTGTTTATCTTTATATTTGTCCTATGATTGTCTGGTGtaccatttcagggtgtgtcCCACCTCTCGCTCTAAGTCAACTGGAACAGTCAAAAGCTCATCAATAAGTCTATGAGGACATGCTGTACCGAAAATGGACTCccgctttttaaattaaatcactgttctgtattaaatataaaatagatAATAGCTTTTCACTATTCTCAGCAGGGCATCAGATTATGCGTATAAGGATACATTTGAGGAGGTTGAAGCTTATTTTTAATTGGAGGGATGAAATAATGGCGCTCTGATACATGGGCCCTTAATTGTGCTTATGGCTCTGTTTTGGGGGGAGGCAGGCCATAAATCCTGCATCATTAAGGACGCAGACCATTGAACGTCACACCACTTATGAGTCAGGTCTCTTCAGAAGAGGACACTCAGGAAAGAAATCATGACTAACTTGATTGATTTATATGttccttttctttattttttctttaaaacattttttttacttcttcatcttctcctttttttattaCCAGATTCCCCTCTCCCTTAGCGCCCATTCATTTGCACACTAATGATAGCATATGCAATGTTATGTGTATCCATATGGGAGAATTGCTCAGATTTGTCGTCTCCCTGGTCATCTAACATGTTTgtgtttatctatctatctatctatctatctatctatctatctatctatctatctatctatctatctatctatctatctatctatctatctatctatctatctatctatctatctatctatctatctatctatctatctatctatctatctatctatctatctatctatctatctatctatctatatctctatctatatctctatctatctatgtatctatatctctatctatatctctatctatctattttatctaatctaatctaatctaatctaaaaaaAGGGCAACATTTGGTCTTGTGGAGCATGTTACCCCGCACAAATGCCAACAAATCACCACTGGATCCACTTGCCTTCCAGAAATCTACAAGTCATTACAGATGCAATATActgcagttttatttttgctgaactcttttcaaatattataaatggtccccccccaaaaatatcaacCAGGGATACAAGTTGCCTTGTAAACAAACAATATGTAAACCAACATATGATCTGTCTTGACTTGCGGTACAAAATGCAACGTTTTGGGAATGCAAAGTCTCTGTTTGATCCCTCCACACTGCTGCCCAAAACCaaagcaggcatggggagatcACACAAGCTCCTCACAGTCAGCTCCCAGTGGGCCGCTAAGTTCAAACCTAGATCAAACCCACAACTTTTCTGGAGATGATATAACACGCTCATCTTCGCAAGACTAGGTGTGCTAATTTAATCATGACACACACTCCCTGTGAATAGTTTGTAGCAGCGCCAAGGCAAAGTGGAGCTCTGAATTGCATAtaattttaaatgcattatatAGCCTTTACTGgttagtgtattttttttaaatcataacactgcaactgattcagggtgtcccccgcctactgcccgaagacggctgggataggctccagcacccccgcgaccctggtgaggattaagcggttcggaaaatggatggatggatggcataccactgcatttatttatttcccaatATTTGTTTATGTCATCAGGTGTGGTGCTTCCCCGATACTTATTTAATGTATAATACAGAATAATGATACATTTCTGGCTTTGCAATATTGATTTTGATGCGACACAAGCcggtattttcttttctttctttcttttcttgttgGATGGGATAGAATTGCGGTGGTATCCACAGAACCTTACTGTATCTTAACAATATGctggtctctctctctggaatgacctcccactgaacattcagcaagcctcctcgctgcccatctttaaagccctcctcaaaacccacttgtattctttggcgttcgactcagcatgattttactgcttggtgctttctaccgcctttattaccatctcgtcttactgtttattgtgtatgttaaatcgctccatgtacagcactttgtatgcagcgatggctgtttgaaagtgctctataaatactgttgacttgacttgacttgacttgaatatccatccatccatccattttcctcacaagggtcgcggggggtcttgcagcctatcccagctgtcatcgggcagtaggcgggggacaccctgaaccggttgccagccaatcacagggcacacagagatgaaactagggacaatttagagtgttcaatcagcctgccatgcatgtttttggattgtgggaggaacccggagaaaacccacgcaggcacggggggaacatgcaaactccacacaggaaggccaaaggccaaagctgggatcgaacccatgacctctgcactgtgaggttgatgcagtAACTACTGGTCCACTGGACCGCCTTaacatttatttcatatttaataTAGAGCAGTGCTGAGTTTATTCTTTCCACAAGTGgtgctgattattattttttttttaccatagaATTTTTATACAGTATGGATCTGTgcatgttttaatatttttcatatttgatacaaattacaaatgctgctgtttttatttgcaATATTAATTTTATACTTAATGCagaacttttttcttcttcacgattttaattatttttcagtctacCTATcccaatatttatttcataGCTAAAAGAGAGTAGCACTGTTTTTTGTTAATACTATATTTCTATTTACTGAAGAGTGgcactgcttttcttttcaattaatTTTAATACAATGATCTTATTTGTGTTCTTTCCTATCTGTGTAATGTTCTGTTGCCTCCCCAAATATCTATTTTATGTTAATAAATGTTGCCAATTCTCATTACTATTTGGCTCTAAAGTACAGTACATGATTGAGCATAATTCAGTATGACGAGGACAATGATCTGCATTGTTTCAAttataggagaaaaaaaaagatttgacttGAACAAATTGTTTTCGGCAACATTCTGTACGATATGATTCAATTTCCACAACCTTGCATTTGATTCAAAACCCTGGTAATGAGCTTCAGCTAGACGGTAGCCACAAAGTAGTCAATATATCAACCTAATGCAAGATGGGGCAACACTTTAGGAATTTTAAGGAACTTTCATTAAACACCCCCACAAATTGCCTGTTTTAAAACAAGCAATTCAACATACAGTAATTGAATGCAGCTCTTGTTGGAGTCTTTCATCTGGTTTCCATGGAGATTCCTTCATTGCTATGTCAAGCTCATTTGGGATGGCAATTTAATGATGATCGGCATTAACCTTCAGGAGAACACGAATGTCCTCAATGCTTTTCCACTTTTCCAGTTTTCGCTTGCAGGCCTCTCACATTTTTGAATTGCCCAGTGTTATCTGGGACGCGAAGCATGGAAACGCGAACCAAGGCGTGCATCAGGCCGGGCCAATCTGAATAAATTGTGATGGCTCAGCTCCCATCAACTGCAGctacttcacatttttttttctgacctaaGAGATGAAAAAGAGGTTTTCTAGTGATGACTGCAATGTCTTGTAACATATGGTTAAAATGTGCATAAATGTAAAAGTTCATCTTCTGTATATACAGAAATGAACTTTTACATTTATgcacattttaataataataataataatacattttatttgtgggcgcctttctagaaactcaaggacaccttacaacaagcagttaaaatcacgagtacaatgttaaaaactacatcaaataagataagaaaaaatacaacaaaaataaataaataaaaataatggctttatggtctgagtgaataggcttgtcgaaacagatgtgttttgaggcgggatttgaaatgtgttaatgaggctgtattacgaaggtcagcggggagtgagttccatagctggggagcagagcgactgaaggctctatttcccatggtgacgaggcgagcaggggggacatagaggaggacagaggaggaggaacgaagagagcggacaggcgtaggaatatggatgaggtcagataggtatggaggggctaggtcatgaatggatttgaatgtgaggagcaggattttatattgaatgcggtgtagaatggggagccagtggagatgttgaaggacaggtgtaatatggtttatgtatggcgtgagtgtgataatgcgggcggctgaattttggaccagctgaagcttatggagggttttttgagggagaccaaacagaagggaattacagtaatcgagtcgcgaggtgacgagggtgtgtacaagtatagcagtggactgaggagtgagagaagagcggagccggtggatgtttcgaagatgataatatgcagaacgagtgatgtggttgatatgtgaggtgaaggagagggtgctatcaaggatgacacccagactcttgacctgaggggagggggagatggaagagctttcgaagggaatggagaagttgtttattttgtttagattggatttagtgcctataaggaggaattcagttttattgctattcagtttgaggaaatttgaggtgaaccaagattttaattcctgcaggcagttggttagggaggatggtggaagtatggtattaggtttggtagagatgtagagctgggtgtcatccgcgtagcaatgaaaatgaatgtggtgtttcctgaagatattaccaaggggaagaagatagattagaaatagcaatgggccaaggacagaaccctgaggaacacctgaagtgaggggaaaggggtgagatctaaaacgtttgagctggataaactgggtgcggtcagaaagataggagcggaaccaggagagggggatgctggtgatgccaatggaggagagtctgtcgaggaggatggagtgagagatggtgtcaaaggctgcactgaggtcaagcaggaggaggatggcgagtgaaccggagtcagcagagagaagaaggtcattgcatattttgaggagggcagtttcggtactatggaggggacggaagccagattgaaattgttcgtagagcttattggaggaaagatgggtgtgaagttgagcagctactgttttctctagaagtttggagatgaacggaaggtttgatatgggacgaaagttgttcaagtcgcagggatcagagccaggtttcttcagtatgggagtgacagcagcagttttgagatgagatggtacaatgccagtagagagggaagtttgaataatgttagtgatgagaggggagagggccgggatagaagctttgactaaaacagtagggagagggtcaagttgacaagtagaggatttggacttctggattaagatggagacttggtggacagatggggatgtaaatgcagagagtaggtgggtaggaaccggggagaatggagaaggagggttaggagcagctgaaggggtgagttgctggtggataagttggattttggatgtaaaaaatgaggccagagtattacaaaaatcagtggaatagagatgtgagggaagagtgtcagcaggtttagtgagtttagaaatgagtgaaaagagtgatctggggttgccttcattggaactgattaatccagagtagaaggttgatttggctttggatattgagtccttgtaatggagaaagtgggtagtgtacatttctttatgaatggcacAGTAACCAAATGTTACAAtgttacaatatatatatatatatatatatatatatatatatatatatatatataatataaattaaCTTTTTGCATCTCGCCCATCCTTTGATTTACTCACTCCTTCTCTAACCTCTCTACTTGTGTCCAATCAGAGATTATATTTGGTGCTCACATCCCATGCCGGCGGCCCgttggtcaagtggttagcttgttgatctcacagtgcagaggtaccgggttcgattccagcttcggcctccctgtgtggagtttgcatgctctcccgtgcctgcgtgggttttgtccgggtactccggtttcctcccacattccaaaatcatgtatggcaggctgattgaacactctaaattgcccctagttgtgagtgtgagcgtggatggttgttcgtctctgtgtgtcctgcgattggctggcaaccagttcagagtgtcccccgcctactgcctgaagacggctccagcacaccccgcgacccttgccaggataaaagcggatgggaaaatggatggacatccCATGCCTTTCCCCCTTTTTCAATCCTCTGGAGGTCTTattaacagacacacacagtccTCATGTTTTATTGCCTTTGACAAAGCCTTGCCTCTGATCTTGCATTACGGAGATCAGACTAAAATCTCCTGTAATGgggcaaaaagcaaaacaagcagTCGGAATGTTTTCAGGAATTGTGCCTCCGTCCCCTTTGCATGAATAAGTCATTAGAGCAATGGAGGTTGGGGCACATTGCGGGAAATTTAACATGGGAACATTTGTGGCCTTCCACGTGCAGACTTGTTCATGTGGATGAATATGCGCCGTCAGTGGAGACGTAGACACGATGCATTATTCAAGCGTGTGCGTCTTACATGACAGATTTCAGTCACAGACTGTGTTTTACTTCTCTCGGGTCCTACTAACATACTTTGTTCCTGCAGGTCACTGGCTTGATAAAATACATTTAGCCATCCTCCGATGAGCTTTCAAGCTGCATTTACACCACCATGgatttgcaatttttaaaatgtgttggcCATCCATAAAACAACATTCCACAAAGTGATACAGTTGGGTTTTATTTACTCTTTACGTCCTAATTTCATTGGAATTGTAGTTAGTGTATCTCCTCGAATAGGCCCACTTCGTCGACAACATTTTTCAAGCAGTCggcaaattgaaaatgtttaagTACTTGTTGCATGTTTTGACACCCACAATTTTCCTTGTAAAAGGGTTCGACTCCTTTCCTGGTGTTATCTATGTTGACTTCTTTCTTGTTGCCCCGCTCCATTGACAGCCATTTTCGAGCTGTCGACAACTCGAAAATGCTACGGCACAACCAGCAGGGTCGTGTTTTGACACTCGCCGTTTCACTTCACCTGCTTTTTTTCTTGCGGCTCGCTTTGCCTCCGATGGACATATTTGGAGCGTGCATTCATAGTCAAATCAAGCCGAGCTCACAGACCCCGCCCCATGTTGATCGCCCTCGTTGATGCGCTGTCGTCCCCCCTCATTATCAGCCATTTGCCTGCGCAGCTGCTCCTCTTTTACTAATTAGCTTCTCAGCATAAAGGGGGCACTTAGGCTAACAGGCTCTGCCAAATTCTTGCTAAGTAACGATTAGAGCGTATCAGAGTCAACCTGTTGCAAGGGGCTGCAAATATTTGTGCAATTAGCGCAACTCATTGGGGAGTTGAAATTCTGTTGGGGATTACAGTATTTACTCAAATGCCAATGGGTGAGGGCCTCTGTGGGCTGAAGGTTCTTATTTCGACAAATTGAGggaattttcaaaaacagtATTCGCTCAATATTTcctggagggggaaaaatatgTCCCAAACTTCAAACAaagttttgaattaaaaaaagatgtcaacatATCTCTTGAACCCTCAGATCACTCAGTATCAAAATGATTCACGCAAAacgtccttttttgttttgttttttgaccgGCGGCATGCATAAATGTGAGGTGATTCCAACATGTCTAGTAAATTGCAGCTGAGTACACTAACACTTTGCAACCCCTTGTTGTTCCCTCTCCTTTACTTATCTGTTAGGTGTCTTCAAAGAATTTACCAAATGAAAGTTTAGGTACCATATAAGTCAACGGCTGCAATTTGTTGACAATTTTCCAGTTCTGTCCCGTTTGACCACATCGCTCAGTCTGCTTATGCCCTCACATATGGACAAGGAGAGCTTTCTATTTCACTGGCAAAGCTAATGAACACAGCAAAATGTTTATAGTCATGCTTGAATATGATGCCTTTCCATTAAAGTTCCCTTTCTTGCCATTTAATCCTCATGGAAAGTTtccaatttggaaaatgttccCAATTTCCCCATGTATCTTCCAATGGAAGTTGACCAGAAGTTTTGCCCTCCTTTGCGACCTAAAGGTGACtgttaattaaagaaaaaagtgCCCAgacattattttattcattgggaataattgatcatttgattattttttttgccaatcaaCCAATGTTGTTGAATTAATTGTCTGACttcggaggttccactgtaattgGATTAAAGTTGCGTCGTTGAGTGTTTAACATCCGTGGACGACAAGCTGTTTTATTCCACTGTTTATGTTTCCCCATGCTCTGGCCTACTGTCAGTCGTCCGCAAGCAAGCAGAGATGCAGCAAATCATTAACACGCCTTGACACAATGCTCTCGGCGAATGCTCGCCTCCTAAGCTTTGACTGACAAGTGGAGCGTCGGGGTCATTACCGGGGGATGCTCCCGTCTTTTTCTGCTTGTGTATCGCACGCTTTTGCTGTTTGCTTGTTGCTCAGCTTGGCCTCTGCTCCTGTTTTGCTACAGCGGGATGCCGCCAAAGAACACAGAGCTGCGAGCTCCACCCGCCCCCCTCCACAAACAAACCCACGCTCCCTCTGG
This Hippocampus zosterae strain Florida chromosome 4, ASM2543408v3, whole genome shotgun sequence DNA region includes the following protein-coding sequences:
- the styx gene encoding serine/threonine/tyrosine-interacting protein, with the translated sequence MCGQATDTIDCPANPAREARAKSGRGELGPANVAERLSGMDEDTKLQFPSLPATKEELLDWAYPMRREMQEILPGLFLGPYSAAMKSKLQALEREGITHVVCVRQDIEANFIKPNFPHTFRYLVLDIADNPVENIIRFFPTTKEFIDGCLATGGKVLVHGNAGISRSAALVIAYLMETFGMKYRDAFSHIQERRFCINPNMGFVHQLQEYEAIYLAKLTIKMMSPMQLGRSFLQAGMAGSRKRSLEEDDDFGAMQVTAAQNG